The following proteins are co-located in the Pseudomonas antarctica genome:
- a CDS encoding DUF2834 domain-containing protein translates to MQTPYIAWAGLLGFSLYTLATLLTAEQSLLAFGWELMSRPDTAQVVIDLYLMAVLACVWMYRDARKRGREAVSLWPYFLLTAVFVSVGPLLYIVVNGDRNE, encoded by the coding sequence ATGCAAACACCCTATATCGCCTGGGCCGGCTTGCTCGGATTTTCGCTGTATACCCTGGCCACACTGCTCACGGCTGAACAATCGCTGCTGGCCTTCGGTTGGGAATTGATGTCCCGGCCGGACACCGCGCAGGTGGTGATCGACCTGTACCTGATGGCAGTGCTGGCGTGTGTGTGGATGTACCGGGATGCGCGCAAGCGAGGGCGCGAGGCGGTGTCACTGTGGCCCTATTTCTTACTGACGGCGGTGTTCGTTTCGGTGGGGCCGTTGCTCTATATCGTGGTGAATGGGGACCGAAATGAATGA
- a CDS encoding GAF domain-containing protein encodes MIPSVTAAHSLLSAAERAAIAEIEATTSILQLVTRLTGMRFAGIAKFTDLEWVVCSAYDPLQMGIHVDDVLDLETTLCSEFCINPQTLFIPQVSRNGRFAARPVVKQYAIESYAGAPIFLPDGRLFGALCALDSRAMLFDDPNLPETLSLFARLIGCIFFANLTAADQ; translated from the coding sequence ATGATTCCAAGCGTCACCGCAGCACATTCGTTACTCAGCGCCGCTGAACGCGCGGCCATCGCCGAAATAGAAGCGACCACCAGCATTCTGCAGCTGGTCACCCGTCTGACCGGCATGCGCTTCGCCGGTATCGCCAAATTCACCGATCTGGAATGGGTGGTGTGTTCAGCCTATGACCCGCTGCAAATGGGGATTCATGTCGATGACGTACTCGACCTGGAAACCACCCTGTGCAGTGAGTTCTGCATCAACCCGCAAACATTGTTCATCCCGCAAGTCAGCCGGAACGGCCGCTTTGCGGCGCGCCCGGTGGTCAAGCAATACGCCATCGAGAGTTATGCCGGCGCGCCAATCTTCCTGCCCGACGGCCGCCTGTTCGGCGCACTGTGCGCACTGGATTCGCGGGCGATGCTGTTTGACGACCCCAATCTGCCGGAAACCCTCAGCCTGTTTGCGCGGCTGATTGGCTGTATTTTCTTCGCTAACTTGACGGCGGCTGATCAGTGA
- the proP gene encoding glycine betaine/L-proline transporter ProP: MKLRKKSVKPIGLKDITIVDDAKVRKAITAAALGNAMEWFDFGVYGFVAYVLGKVFFPDASPSVQMIAALGTFSVPFLIRPLGGLFFGALGDKYGRQKVLAATIVIMSLSTFAIGLIPGYASIGIWAPILLLLCKMAQGFSVGGEYTGASIFVAEYAPDRKRGFLGSWLDFGSIAGFVLGAGVVVLISTILGEADFEAWGWRLPFFLALPLGMIGLYLRHALEETPAFQQHMDKLEQGDREGLTHGPKVSFKEVATQHWRSLLTCIGIVAATNVTYYMLLTYMPSYLSHNLHYKENSGVLIIIAIMVGMLFVQPFIGFVSDKIGRKPFIIAGSIGLLFLAIPAFMLITSGKIGLIFAGLLILAVILNFYIGVMASTLPAMFPTHLRYSALASAFNVSVLIAGLTPTAVAWLVESTNDLFMPAYYLMVFAVVGLITGLTMKETANKPLRGAAPAASDMAEAKEILQEHHDNIEQKIEDIDAEIAALEAKRQNLVQQHPRIN, encoded by the coding sequence ATGAAATTACGTAAGAAAAGCGTCAAACCCATTGGATTAAAAGACATCACGATTGTCGACGATGCCAAGGTGCGCAAGGCGATCACCGCCGCCGCACTGGGCAACGCCATGGAGTGGTTCGACTTCGGCGTCTACGGTTTTGTCGCCTATGTGCTCGGCAAGGTGTTCTTCCCGGACGCATCGCCCAGCGTACAAATGATCGCGGCCTTGGGCACCTTCTCCGTGCCCTTCCTGATTCGCCCCCTGGGCGGCCTGTTCTTCGGCGCCCTGGGCGATAAATACGGACGGCAGAAAGTCCTCGCCGCGACCATCGTGATCATGTCCCTGAGCACTTTCGCCATCGGCCTGATTCCAGGGTACGCATCGATTGGCATCTGGGCGCCGATCCTGTTGTTGCTGTGCAAAATGGCCCAGGGTTTCTCGGTGGGCGGTGAATACACCGGCGCCTCGATCTTTGTCGCCGAATACGCGCCGGACCGTAAACGCGGGTTCCTCGGCAGCTGGCTGGACTTCGGCTCCATCGCAGGCTTCGTGCTCGGCGCCGGTGTGGTCGTGCTGATCTCCACGATACTGGGTGAAGCCGATTTCGAGGCCTGGGGCTGGCGCCTGCCGTTCTTCCTCGCCCTGCCCCTGGGCATGATCGGCCTTTATTTGCGCCATGCGCTGGAAGAAACCCCCGCCTTCCAGCAGCACATGGACAAACTTGAACAAGGCGACCGCGAAGGCCTGACACACGGCCCCAAAGTATCGTTCAAGGAAGTGGCCACCCAGCACTGGCGCAGCCTGCTGACCTGCATCGGTATCGTCGCGGCCACCAACGTGACTTATTACATGCTGCTCACGTATATGCCGAGCTACCTCTCGCATAACCTGCATTACAAAGAAAACAGCGGCGTGCTGATCATCATCGCGATCATGGTCGGCATGCTCTTCGTGCAACCGTTCATTGGTTTTGTCAGCGACAAAATCGGCCGCAAGCCTTTCATCATCGCCGGCAGTATCGGCCTGCTGTTCTTGGCCATCCCGGCGTTCATGCTGATCACCAGCGGCAAGATCGGCCTGATCTTCGCCGGCTTGCTGATCCTGGCCGTGATCCTGAACTTCTACATCGGCGTCATGGCCTCGACCCTGCCCGCGATGTTCCCCACTCACTTGCGCTACAGTGCGTTGGCCAGTGCGTTCAATGTCTCGGTATTGATCGCCGGCCTGACCCCGACGGCGGTGGCCTGGCTGGTGGAAAGCACCAACGACCTGTTCATGCCTGCTTACTACCTGATGGTGTTTGCCGTGGTCGGCCTGATCACCGGCCTGACCATGAAGGAAACCGCCAACAAGCCCCTGCGCGGCGCGGCACCAGCCGCCTCGGACATGGCAGAAGCCAAGGAGATACTGCAAGAGCACCACGACAATATCGAGCAGAAGATCGAAGACATCGACGCCGAAATTGCCGCACTCGAAGCCAAGCGCCAGAACCTGGTGCAGCAGCATCCTCGGATTAACTAA
- a CDS encoding MFS transporter, with protein sequence MNLNEPLNAHRVGTAVGNYRWTICAMLFFATTVNYLDRQVLSLLAPQLSTQFGWSNTDYANIAAVFQFVYAISMLFAGRFVDKIGTKAAYVVAIAIWSTGAIMHAFSVPMGEGIAALSGAIGLAVIPVSIAGFMLSRAVLAIGEAGNFPIAIKATAEYFPKKERSLATGIFNSGANVGAILAPICVPLIAGLWGWEAAFMVIGMLGFVWVAVWSALYQTPEQQKRLSAAELAYIRSDQTVQPFTPEPAGATAKKVSWFKLLTYRQTWAFAFGKFMTDGVWWFFLFWLPTYLSAQYGMKGADIVMPLAVLYSMTMVGSIGGGWFPSYFMARGDAPYDGRMKAMLVIALFPLVVLLAQPFGYLSFWVPVLLIGVGASAHQAWSCNIFTTVSDMFPQKTVASVVGIGGMAGGLGGVVMTKIGGWVFDYYKSINDIHTGYMIMFAICALAYLVAWSVMKALVPRHKEITDL encoded by the coding sequence ATGAATTTGAATGAGCCCCTCAACGCCCATCGCGTCGGCACGGCCGTCGGCAACTATCGCTGGACCATCTGCGCGATGTTGTTCTTCGCCACGACCGTCAACTACCTCGACCGTCAGGTGCTAAGCCTTTTAGCGCCGCAGCTGTCGACACAATTTGGCTGGAGCAACACCGATTACGCCAACATTGCGGCGGTGTTCCAGTTTGTCTATGCGATTTCCATGCTGTTTGCCGGGCGGTTTGTCGACAAGATCGGCACCAAGGCCGCCTACGTGGTGGCGATTGCCATTTGGTCCACCGGCGCGATCATGCATGCGTTTTCGGTGCCGATGGGCGAGGGGATCGCTGCGCTCAGCGGCGCAATCGGCCTGGCAGTGATTCCGGTGTCGATTGCCGGCTTCATGCTGTCTCGCGCTGTATTGGCGATTGGCGAGGCGGGCAATTTTCCCATCGCGATCAAGGCCACCGCTGAATACTTCCCCAAGAAAGAACGCTCGCTGGCCACTGGTATCTTCAACTCCGGCGCTAACGTCGGTGCGATCCTGGCGCCGATCTGCGTGCCGTTGATTGCCGGCCTGTGGGGCTGGGAAGCCGCGTTTATGGTGATTGGCATGTTGGGGTTTGTCTGGGTGGCCGTATGGTCGGCGCTTTATCAGACGCCGGAGCAGCAAAAACGCTTGTCGGCTGCAGAACTGGCCTATATCCGTAGCGACCAGACGGTGCAGCCTTTCACCCCGGAGCCTGCGGGTGCCACCGCGAAAAAAGTCTCGTGGTTCAAATTGCTGACCTACCGCCAGACCTGGGCGTTCGCCTTTGGCAAGTTCATGACCGATGGCGTGTGGTGGTTCTTCCTGTTCTGGCTGCCCACCTACCTGTCGGCGCAATACGGCATGAAAGGCGCGGATATCGTGATGCCGCTCGCCGTGCTGTACAGCATGACCATGGTCGGCAGTATCGGCGGCGGTTGGTTTCCCAGCTACTTTATGGCACGTGGCGATGCACCGTATGACGGCCGCATGAAAGCCATGCTGGTGATTGCGTTGTTCCCGTTGGTGGTGTTGCTGGCGCAACCGTTCGGTTACCTCAGCTTCTGGGTACCGGTGTTGCTGATCGGCGTTGGCGCTTCGGCGCACCAGGCGTGGTCATGCAACATCTTCACCACCGTGTCGGATATGTTCCCGCAAAAAACCGTGGCCTCGGTGGTCGGTATCGGCGGCATGGCGGGCGGCTTGGGCGGTGTGGTGATGACCAAGATCGGTGGCTGGGTGTTCGACTATTACAAGTCCATCAACGACATTCACACCGGCTACATGATCATGTTTGCGATCTGTGCGCTGGCGTACCTGGTGGCGTGGAGCGTGATGAAAGCGCTGGTGCCACGCCACAAGGAAATCACTGATCTGTAA
- a CDS encoding MFS transporter has product MSTLTASPAAATAPQISPLVMRVLGACALAHMINDLIQAVLPSIYPMLKANYGLSFTQVGLITLTFQLTASLLQPWIGYHTDRHPKPWLLPAGMVCTLIGILMLAFVGTFPAILLAAALVGVGSSTFHPETSRVARLASGGRYGLAQSTFQVGGNTGSAFGPLLAAAIIIPYGQTHIAWFGLFAVFAILVLYGLSRWYRHHLNLFKLKQGGKATHGLSKGRVTFALVVLALLVFSKYFYMTSLTSYFTFYLIEKFQLSVASSQMYLFLFLGAVAVGTFAGGPIGDKIGRKKVIWFSILGAAPFTLALPYVDLFWTAVLSVVIGFIIASAFSAIVVFAQELVPGNVGMIAGIFFGLMFGFSGIGAALLGLLADNHGIEYVYKICSFLPLTGILTVLLPSTKGV; this is encoded by the coding sequence ATGTCGACCCTGACCGCGTCACCCGCCGCTGCCACTGCGCCCCAAATAAGCCCGCTGGTCATGCGCGTTCTCGGCGCCTGCGCCCTGGCGCACATGATCAATGACCTGATCCAGGCCGTGCTGCCGTCGATTTACCCGATGCTCAAGGCCAATTACGGGCTGAGCTTCACCCAGGTGGGCCTGATCACCCTCACCTTCCAACTGACCGCCTCCCTGCTGCAACCCTGGATCGGCTACCACACCGACCGCCATCCCAAACCCTGGCTGCTGCCGGCGGGCATGGTGTGCACCTTGATCGGCATTCTGATGCTGGCGTTTGTCGGCACGTTCCCGGCGATACTGCTGGCGGCGGCGCTGGTCGGTGTCGGCTCGTCGACCTTCCACCCGGAAACCTCCCGCGTGGCCCGTCTGGCTTCCGGCGGCCGCTACGGCCTGGCGCAATCGACCTTCCAGGTCGGCGGCAACACCGGCAGCGCTTTCGGCCCGTTGCTCGCGGCGGCGATCATCATTCCCTACGGCCAAACCCACATTGCCTGGTTCGGGCTGTTCGCGGTTTTTGCGATTCTGGTGCTGTATGGATTGAGCCGCTGGTACCGTCACCACCTCAACCTGTTCAAGCTCAAGCAAGGCGGTAAAGCCACCCATGGTTTGTCCAAAGGACGCGTGACGTTTGCCCTGGTGGTACTGGCGCTGCTGGTGTTTTCCAAATACTTCTACATGACCAGCCTGACCAGCTACTTCACCTTCTACCTGATCGAAAAGTTCCAGCTGTCGGTGGCCAGTTCGCAGATGTACCTGTTCCTGTTCCTTGGCGCGGTAGCGGTCGGCACCTTTGCCGGCGGCCCTATCGGCGACAAGATCGGCCGCAAGAAAGTCATCTGGTTCTCGATCCTCGGCGCCGCGCCCTTCACCCTGGCGCTGCCCTATGTCGACCTGTTCTGGACCGCGGTGCTCAGCGTGGTGATCGGCTTTATCATCGCCTCGGCCTTCTCCGCTATCGTGGTCTTCGCCCAGGAACTGGTGCCGGGCAATGTGGGGATGATTGCCGGTATTTTCTTCGGCCTGATGTTCGGTTTCAGCGGGATCGGCGCCGCGCTGTTGGGCTTGCTCGCCGATAACCATGGCATCGAGTACGTCTACAAGATCTGCTCGTTTCTGCCGCTGACGGGCATCCTCACGGTATTGCTGCCCTCGACCAAAGGCGTCTGA
- a CDS encoding MFS transporter has protein sequence MSDNTHTHSWGAVFAMSLAAFALVASEFMPVSLLTPLASDLHISEGQAGQGISVSGLFALLTSLIIAAVAARVERKRLLLALTSLMILSGTVVALAPNYLTFMLGRALIGVAIGGFWSLSAATAMRLVPLAQVPRALAIVNGGNALATVIAAPLGSFLGGLIGWRGAFFCVIPVAVVAGAWLLVSLPSLKHDDRVKTRNVFRLMKDPRVALGMLAASGFFMGQFMLFTYLRPFLETVTQVSLSMLSLMLLVLGLAGLAGTFLIERFLKNHLYHALTAIPLLMATIALALVAWGSSPVATTVLLGLWGLVATAAPVGWWTWLSRVLPDDAEAGGGLMVAIIQLAIACGATLGGVVFDLSGYRATFELSAGLLGVAGLLAYLTSRRVSVTRVATRTT, from the coding sequence ATGTCCGATAACACTCATACGCACAGCTGGGGTGCCGTGTTCGCGATGTCATTGGCGGCATTCGCCCTGGTGGCCTCCGAATTCATGCCCGTAAGCTTGCTCACGCCCCTGGCGAGCGACTTGCACATCTCTGAAGGCCAGGCTGGCCAGGGCATTTCGGTATCCGGGTTGTTTGCCTTGCTCACCAGTCTGATCATCGCTGCTGTCGCAGCGCGGGTTGAACGCAAACGCCTGCTGCTGGCATTGACCTCGCTGATGATTCTGTCCGGCACCGTGGTGGCGTTAGCGCCGAACTATCTGACATTCATGCTCGGTCGCGCGCTGATCGGCGTGGCCATTGGTGGTTTCTGGTCACTGTCAGCCGCTACCGCGATGCGCCTGGTGCCTTTGGCGCAGGTGCCGCGCGCCTTGGCGATCGTCAACGGCGGCAACGCGCTGGCGACCGTGATTGCGGCACCGTTGGGCAGCTTTCTCGGCGGGCTGATCGGTTGGCGTGGCGCGTTCTTTTGCGTCATCCCGGTCGCCGTTGTGGCCGGCGCCTGGCTGCTGGTGAGCCTGCCTTCGCTCAAGCACGACGACAGGGTCAAGACGCGCAATGTGTTTCGCCTGATGAAGGATCCCCGCGTAGCCCTGGGCATGCTGGCCGCCAGTGGGTTTTTTATGGGCCAGTTCATGCTGTTCACTTACCTGCGCCCGTTCCTGGAAACGGTAACCCAGGTCAGTCTTTCCATGCTGTCACTGATGTTGCTGGTACTCGGCCTGGCCGGGCTTGCCGGGACGTTCCTGATTGAGCGTTTTCTGAAAAACCACCTGTACCACGCGCTGACGGCCATCCCGTTATTGATGGCAACAATTGCCCTGGCGCTGGTTGCATGGGGCAGTTCGCCGGTGGCGACCACTGTTTTGCTGGGCCTGTGGGGCCTGGTTGCCACCGCCGCGCCGGTGGGCTGGTGGACCTGGCTGTCGCGGGTCCTGCCTGACGATGCCGAGGCGGGAGGCGGACTGATGGTGGCGATTATCCAGTTGGCGATTGCCTGCGGCGCCACGCTTGGGGGTGTGGTGTTCGACCTGAGTGGCTACCGGGCGACCTTTGAACTGAGCGCGGGTTTGCTGGGTGTCGCTGGCCTGCTGGCTTACCTGACCTCACGGCGTGTTTCGGTGACACGTGTGGCAACGCGCACTACCTGA
- a CDS encoding AraC family transcriptional regulator, with the protein MKINPSPLDALIQSIGSRVSAPGDYPMPIPGLGFYRREQPATPVVCMVEPSIVLVAQGEKQLWVGGEGYPYDTSRFLLTSLDIPANSEVLAASPAKPCLGLTFKLDVRILAELIAQSDMPPTRQRAVMKGVGIGTVTEGMLTAFARLVALLDEPEAIPVLAPLIQREIHYRLLKSDQAGRLRQICAVDGQGYRIAKAIDWLKLNYDAPLRVDELAARVQMSAATFHHHFRQLTAMSPLQYQKWLRLNEARRLMLNEHQDVSSAAFKVGYESPSQFSREYSRLFGMPPKRDMAALRGKVTDQPPSS; encoded by the coding sequence ATGAAGATCAATCCATCGCCCCTGGACGCGCTGATCCAGTCCATTGGTTCGCGGGTTTCAGCACCTGGCGATTACCCCATGCCCATTCCCGGCCTGGGCTTTTATCGGCGCGAGCAGCCGGCGACGCCGGTGGTATGCATGGTCGAACCCAGCATCGTGTTGGTCGCCCAGGGCGAGAAGCAGCTTTGGGTCGGCGGCGAGGGCTACCCGTATGACACGTCGCGCTTTCTGCTGACCTCGCTGGACATTCCGGCCAACTCAGAGGTGCTGGCCGCCAGCCCGGCGAAACCTTGTCTGGGGCTGACCTTCAAGCTGGATGTGCGCATCCTGGCCGAATTGATCGCCCAGAGTGATATGCCGCCAACCCGTCAACGGGCGGTGATGAAGGGGGTCGGCATCGGCACTGTCACCGAAGGCATGCTGACGGCGTTTGCACGCCTGGTTGCGTTGCTGGATGAGCCTGAGGCGATACCGGTGCTCGCCCCCTTGATTCAGCGCGAGATCCACTATCGGCTGTTGAAGAGCGATCAAGCCGGTCGACTGCGCCAGATCTGCGCCGTGGACGGGCAGGGCTATCGGATTGCCAAGGCGATCGATTGGCTGAAACTCAATTACGACGCGCCGTTGCGCGTGGATGAATTGGCTGCGCGCGTGCAAATGAGCGCCGCCACCTTTCACCATCACTTTCGGCAGCTGACGGCGATGAGCCCGTTGCAGTATCAGAAGTGGTTACGCCTGAACGAGGCGCGGCGCTTGATGTTGAATGAGCATCAGGATGTCTCCAGCGCCGCGTTCAAGGTCGGTTATGAAAGCCCGTCACAGTTCAGCCGTGAGTACAGCCGACTGTTTGGTATGCCGCCCAAGCGCGATATGGCCGCGCTGCGCGGCAAAGTCACTGATCAGCCGCCGTCAAGTTAG
- a CDS encoding MAPEG family protein has translation MNDLLSVYAICVLVLCLKMFAISCYQGFFRIRGLAFTNVEDAALFSRAARSEELAPVSRAKQAWANDLENIPLFFAVGGLCVALGSAEVVTGWLFGCFTLARVAHTVTYLTGLQPWRTLTYAVGVVCLFGLGSQVVARLI, from the coding sequence ATGAATGACCTGTTGAGTGTCTACGCAATCTGCGTGCTGGTGCTGTGCCTGAAGATGTTTGCGATCTCCTGCTATCAGGGGTTCTTCCGAATTCGTGGGCTGGCGTTCACCAATGTTGAAGATGCAGCGCTCTTCAGCCGCGCCGCGCGATCAGAGGAGCTGGCGCCCGTCAGTCGAGCGAAACAGGCCTGGGCCAATGACTTGGAGAACATTCCGCTGTTTTTTGCAGTGGGTGGGTTATGCGTGGCGCTGGGCAGTGCCGAGGTTGTCACTGGCTGGCTATTTGGGTGTTTTACCCTGGCCCGGGTGGCGCACACGGTAACCTATCTGACGGGGCTTCAGCCCTGGCGCACGCTGACGTACGCAGTGGGCGTGGTTTGTCTGTTCGGGCTGGGCAGCCAGGTGGTTGCCAGGCTGATATGA
- a CDS encoding GNAT family N-acetyltransferase — translation MPDTAPRLVYRKPSPSDVQRLFAIFGDPQTNLFNPAGPMTRLDDAHRLLDRWLEQWATQGYGWWAIARIEAPHHLIGFGGVAPLNYLTERRINLGYRFAVEAWGQGYATELGRDALELAFDTLNFPEVFGLVRPDHAASIRVLEKLGLKPFGVLDDVPGKAPSRVFRVCHPTTVPG, via the coding sequence ATGCCCGACACTGCCCCGCGGCTGGTCTACCGCAAACCATCGCCCAGCGACGTGCAGCGATTGTTCGCGATCTTCGGCGATCCACAGACGAACCTGTTCAATCCTGCCGGTCCCATGACCCGCCTTGACGATGCCCATCGCTTGCTCGACCGCTGGCTTGAACAGTGGGCCACTCAGGGTTACGGCTGGTGGGCGATTGCGCGCATCGAAGCACCGCACCACCTGATTGGCTTCGGCGGTGTCGCGCCGCTCAATTACCTGACCGAGCGGCGCATCAACCTGGGTTATCGCTTTGCGGTCGAGGCCTGGGGGCAGGGCTATGCCACCGAATTGGGCCGTGATGCGCTGGAGCTGGCGTTCGATACTCTCAATTTTCCCGAGGTATTCGGGCTGGTACGGCCCGATCACGCGGCCTCGATTCGGGTGCTGGAGAAGCTTGGGCTGAAGCCTTTCGGCGTGCTCGATGATGTGCCGGGCAAAGCGCCGAGCCGGGTATTTCGTGTTTGTCATCCTACAACTGTGCCTGGTTGA
- a CDS encoding alpha/beta hydrolase, translating to MKRFLLALCVLVTSFSSLGADMSNGADNFYTSDKVTVEKVTFNNQYGMPVAGNLFIPKGFASGSKNAAIIVGHPMGAVKEQSANLYATKMAEQGFVTLSLDLSFWGESAGVPRNAVLPDLYTEAFSAAVDYLGTRPLVDRERIGIIGICGSGSFAIAAAKIDPRLKAIATVSMYDMGAANRNGLKHGVTLEQRQQLLRQAANQRYVEFQGGNTAYTGGTPLTLTGDAVGDEFYDFYRTPRGEFTPAGASPQTTTRPTLTSNVKFMNFYPFNDIETISPRPLLLITGADAHSREFSEDAYRRAAEPKELVIIPGAGHVDLYDRVDLIPFAKLSTFFKGHLK from the coding sequence ATGAAACGCTTCTTGCTCGCCCTGTGTGTGCTGGTCACGTCTTTTTCTTCACTGGGAGCCGATATGTCCAACGGTGCTGACAACTTCTACACAAGCGACAAGGTGACGGTGGAAAAGGTCACCTTCAACAACCAGTACGGCATGCCCGTTGCGGGCAATCTCTTCATCCCCAAGGGCTTTGCCTCGGGCTCGAAGAACGCCGCAATCATAGTCGGCCACCCGATGGGCGCCGTCAAAGAACAGAGCGCAAACCTTTACGCGACCAAAATGGCAGAACAAGGCTTCGTCACCCTTTCACTGGACCTGTCGTTCTGGGGTGAAAGCGCAGGCGTGCCGCGCAACGCGGTGTTGCCCGATCTCTACACCGAAGCCTTCAGCGCCGCCGTGGATTACCTCGGCACCCGCCCACTGGTTGATCGAGAACGCATCGGCATTATCGGTATCTGTGGCAGTGGCAGCTTCGCCATCGCTGCCGCCAAGATCGACCCACGCCTCAAGGCCATCGCCACGGTCAGCATGTACGACATGGGGGCGGCCAATCGCAACGGCCTAAAGCATGGGGTGACACTGGAGCAGCGCCAACAGCTGCTTCGCCAGGCCGCCAACCAGCGCTATGTGGAATTCCAGGGTGGCAACACCGCCTACACCGGCGGAACCCCGCTGACCCTCACCGGCGATGCGGTGGGCGATGAGTTCTACGACTTCTACCGGACCCCGCGCGGCGAATTTACCCCGGCCGGTGCGTCGCCCCAAACGACCACGCGGCCGACGCTGACCAGCAACGTGAAGTTCATGAATTTCTACCCGTTCAACGACATCGAGACCATCTCCCCGCGCCCGCTGTTGTTGATTACCGGCGCCGACGCCCACTCCCGCGAGTTCAGTGAAGACGCCTATCGGCGTGCTGCCGAGCCCAAGGAATTGGTGATTATCCCGGGTGCCGGCCATGTGGACCTGTACGACCGGGTCGACCTCATCCCGTTTGCCAAGCTCAGCACCTTTTTCAAAGGCCACTTGAAGTAA
- a CDS encoding AraC family transcriptional regulator — MPVSRNSGGNCRKKGEMIKPLDLFLQEIDAGDWAVISSATDYPENWVIPEHRHEKHQLLYAIEGVMVVHSAQNQWTVPSSRGFWMPSGQVHSLRCVGTLKMRSVFVRPDAFPNLPTETKAVSISPLLSELIKASVSLKPPYAEDSRDARIMHLILDELAILPALPLSLPQPVDPRINRVCQALQHDPGDASTVADWSDRLDLDQKTIQRLFRKETGLTFGQWRQQARLLLALERIAVGEKIIDVAIELGYESPSAFTSMFKKQFGKTPSQFFR; from the coding sequence ATGCCTGTCTCACGAAATTCGGGAGGCAACTGTCGCAAAAAGGGCGAAATGATAAAACCACTGGATTTATTTCTGCAGGAGATCGACGCGGGCGATTGGGCGGTCATCAGTTCCGCCACCGATTATCCCGAGAATTGGGTGATACCCGAACATCGCCACGAGAAGCATCAACTGCTGTACGCCATCGAAGGCGTTATGGTGGTGCACTCGGCGCAGAACCAGTGGACAGTGCCGTCCAGTCGCGGCTTCTGGATGCCCAGCGGGCAAGTCCACTCTTTGCGCTGCGTGGGCACACTGAAGATGCGCAGTGTGTTTGTGCGGCCCGATGCCTTCCCGAACCTGCCGACCGAGACCAAGGCGGTGAGTATCTCGCCGTTGCTGAGCGAGCTGATCAAGGCGTCGGTGAGTTTGAAGCCGCCGTATGCCGAGGATTCGCGTGATGCCAGGATCATGCACTTGATCCTCGACGAACTTGCGATTCTTCCGGCGTTGCCCTTGTCGCTGCCACAGCCCGTCGACCCACGGATCAACCGGGTTTGCCAGGCGCTGCAACACGACCCTGGCGATGCGTCGACGGTCGCTGATTGGAGTGATCGACTGGACCTGGACCAGAAGACCATCCAGCGCCTGTTCCGCAAGGAAACCGGCCTGACCTTCGGCCAATGGCGCCAACAGGCAAGGTTGCTGCTGGCGCTGGAGCGCATTGCGGTGGGGGAGAAGATTATTGATGTCGCCATCGAGTTGGGCTACGAAAGCCCGAGTGCCTTTACCAGCATGTTCAAGAAACAGTTTGGCAAGACACCGAGTCAGTTTTTCAGGTAG
- a CDS encoding helix-turn-helix domain-containing protein codes for MDAPSTAGEHLRQLRRHARLSQLDLALITGVSQRHLSCLETGRAKPSPGTLHTLLTALDAPLEQCNRVFLAAGYAPRYTATPLASPAMAAIREAVSHVLHANNPAPAILLGSEWQVLAANASAGLLFEQVGLKQDAADGLNLLTTLLQRGGLGDHLLNAEEIRTLAWQRASREALSNPALATLLASLPTPASTELPREMPPLVLTRIRSPHGELNFLSTFTTFGMPQDITLTSLRIEHLIPADEPTWQVMRAAYADYAALVL; via the coding sequence ATGGACGCCCCCTCTACCGCCGGCGAACACCTGCGCCAATTGCGTCGCCACGCCAGGCTGAGCCAGCTGGACCTGGCGCTGATCACCGGCGTTTCGCAACGCCACCTCAGTTGCCTCGAAACCGGCCGCGCCAAGCCGAGCCCAGGCACGCTGCACACGTTACTCACGGCGCTGGACGCACCGCTTGAGCAGTGCAACCGCGTATTCCTCGCCGCCGGCTACGCCCCACGCTACACCGCCACCCCACTCGCCTCGCCAGCCATGGCCGCCATTCGCGAAGCGGTCAGCCATGTGCTGCACGCCAACAACCCCGCCCCGGCGATTCTGCTGGGCAGCGAGTGGCAAGTGCTGGCGGCGAATGCCAGCGCCGGGCTGTTGTTTGAACAGGTGGGGCTCAAGCAAGATGCCGCTGACGGGCTGAACCTGCTGACAACTTTGCTGCAACGCGGCGGGTTGGGTGACCACCTGCTCAATGCCGAAGAGATCCGCACCCTGGCCTGGCAACGCGCAAGCCGTGAGGCACTGAGCAACCCGGCCCTGGCGACGTTGCTGGCGAGTTTACCGACACCCGCCAGCACCGAACTGCCCAGGGAAATGCCGCCGCTGGTGCTGACGCGCATCCGTTCGCCCCACGGCGAGCTGAACTTCCTGTCGACCTTCACCACCTTCGGCATGCCCCAGGACATCACCCTGACCTCGCTGCGTATCGAACATCTGATTCCCGCCGATGAGCCCACGTGGCAAGTCATGCGCGCTGCCTACGCGGATTATGCGGCGCTGGTTTTGTGA